The region TAAATATGCCGGAGTAGTAAAAACAGGAGAAACTTATGCTCCACAGCCTTTATCTAAACCTGGAGATCCTAAATATGAAGATTTAAACGGAGATGGTAAAATTACGGCTGATGACAGAACTTATTTAGGAAATTCTACGCCTCATTATCTTGTTGGTTTTAATAATGATTTTAGATTCGGAAATTTTGATGTAAATCTCTTTTTTCAAGGAGCTCTTGACTACAATGTTTACAATATGACCAAAATGGTTGGAGAATCAACCACGAGTACAGATGCTTTAAATCGCTGGGTTGCCGGTACAAACGAAAATACTGATATCCCTAGAGACGGTTACTACAAAAGTTCATATGGAAGTTACGTAAATTCAAAATTTGTTGAAGATGCATCTTATTTACGTCTTAAAAATTTATCTATTGGATATTCTATTCCGGAAAGTATCTTAAAAGCAACCAAATTTATTGACAACATAAGATTATATGCTATAGGTCAAAATTTATTGACTATCACAAATTATTCTGGAAATGATCCTGAAATAAATGGTCACACAGCCAATCCCAGAGCACAAAACCTTGGCGGAGGAATTGATTTCAACTCTTTCCCGGCTTCGAGAACGTTTATACTAGGAATCAAAATAGCAATTCATTAATAGCTTTTTCAATAACATTAAATTTATCAAAATGAAAAAATATACAATATTATTGCTTTTACTTGCTGCAGGTTTACAATATTCCTGCAATGAGGATCTGAATCCTACAGTTTACAGCAATTTAAATACTTCAAATGGATATCAAACTAAATCAGATGCTATTGCTGCCGTTAACTCTATTTATGGCAGATTAAAAGGTCCTGCTGTAGGAGATAACTTTTCGTACTGGGCAACCCGACATTTTGCGCTAACAGATATTGCAACAGATTTAGGTCACTGTCAATACGGTGGAGATCCGGGACAATTGTCTTTAGGGACATGGAGTTCTACAAATGGTTTGCTTTTAGAAGATTGGAATGCGATGTATAAATTAATTTCCAATGCTAATAATGCCATTTATTATATAGGAAAAATGTCTTCAATTTCAGATGCTGAAAAAGCACAATTTATTGCTGAAGCCAAATTTTTAAGAGCATCTGCTTATATGGATTTAACAGACTCTTGGGGTCCGGTTATTTTAATGACCGAAGACAACATAGCAAATCCAAATTACCTGGAACAAACACCAGCAACATCTGTAGAAAAAATTGATGAGTTTATTAGCAAAGATCTTACAGAAATTGCTACTGTTTTACCTGCCAATTATAAAGCAAATGCAATCTATGGATCTAATGATGTAGGCCGCGCTACAAAAGGTGCAGCACTTACTTTATTAGCAAAATTATACCTGCGCAGCCACGACTGGCAAAAAGTAGTGACGCTTACTCAACAAGTAATGAGTCTTGGCGAATACAGCCTTTATCCTTCGTACTTAGGATTGTTTAAAGAAAGTAACAAATGGTGCAGCGAAAATATTTTCTCTTCATTGAGTGATGCTAATACAAACGGAACTGAATTATTAAATCACTTTGGACCAATAGATCATCCTGTTGTTCAAAACAGATGGCAATATTATACTGTTAACTGGGATTTCTACAACACTTTTGGAGACGAAGATGAGAGAAAACAATGTTTCTTTCCTGAGTTTGTGGGTACTGATGATTTGTTGCACAAACAAGCGCCTTCATTAGGTGCTGAACCGCCAGCAGGAGAATTTTACATGCCGGATGTATCAACCAGAAAATATGCTGATGATGAAACTACAACCTATTATGATGGTCACAGTGTAAATATCTTACGTTATGCAGATGTATTATTAAGCAGAGCTGAAGCAATAAACGAAATTAGTGGTCCAACAACTGAAGCTATTGGCCTTATCAATCAGGTTAAAGCAAGATCGCATGCCAAACAATTAGTTTTAGGTGATTATACTCAAAACTCTTTGAGAGATGCTATTTTACAAGAAAGAGGATGGGAACTTTTCTACGAAGGAAAACGTCGTGCAGATTTGATCAGAATGAACAAATATGACGTTCTTGTAAATGCTTATCACGTTAGAGTTGGAGAAGCGGCACTAGTTAAAATGCCACAAAATAAATATTATACTTATCCGCAAAGTCAGGTTGATCTTAATCCTAATTTAAGTAACGCCGACAGGTAATAAGTAAAAGACTAATCAAGAATAGACAGTTAAAATGGTCTGTCTATTCTTGATTCTTTAAACAAAAGAAGTACTTTTCTGTTTCATAAAAGAGCCTTTCAGATGATCAAAAAATTAGTTTTAAAGTGGAGTTTTATTTTGGCACTTCTTGCAATGGCAAGCTGTTCTCAAAATCAGGGTAATATTATCTCAAATATCAACATTGGGACTCATAGCAACAACGAATTGAAAATTCAGATCGATGTTACTACGAAGGACGATGCTCAGGTATATGCAGAATATTGGTCTGATAAAAAAGGAATAAAAAGCAAAATAACGTCTCCTATTTCAAAAAATGGTCTTGAACATTCTTTAGTGCTTTGCAATATTACTCCCGAAACTAGCTATAGTTTTCAATTAATTACAATTCAGGGAGAAAACAAAAAAACAAGTAAACTGTACACTTTCAAATCAAGAAAATTACCGGAATGGCTGCAAAAACAATTCAAAGCAAATTGCCCTAAACCGGAACTATTACCGCAAAACTTCAAAAGTGGTTTTATGCTTATGGCAAAAAGAGAAACACCCGGAGTAGCTTATATTGTTGATTATAAAGGAAATTTAAGATGGTATCATACCGTTGAAGGAACTGGATTTAAAGTAACTCATTTTACCAAAGACCAAACGATTCTTTCTATTTTAGGAAAAAACGATGAACCAACAAGTTACGGAAGTGAGATTCTCGAAATCAATTTACAAGGTGATACCTTAACACATATTAAAAAAGGACAAGGTGATTTTAAACAAGTGATTCATCATGAAATCATTAAAAAATCGGCTAACGAAATTGTTACTTTATTTGTTGATACAAGAATAACAGATTTAACCAAAATTGGTGGAAAACAAAAAGATACCATCAACGGAGACGGAATTCTTATTTTGGATAAAAAAGGAAAACAACTCTGGAAATGGAGCGTCTTCGATGATCTGGATCCTATGAAAGATAAAGCATTATTAAAAACAAAAAAAGACTGGATGCACGCCAACAGTCTGAATTATGATAAAGATGGAAATTTTCTGATCTCTTTTTACAACAACGGTCAAATTTGGAAAATTGATTCTAAAACAGGAAAAGTAATCTGGAAGTTAGGCAAAGGCGGAAACATAACAATGTCTCAGGATAGTAATTTCTCTCAGGCCCACGCCGCACACATTAATCAGGAAGGAAGTTTAATGTTTTTTGATAATGGTGTAGATAAAAAACAATCCTCAGTTTATGCGCTCAAGGTAGATGAAAAAGGAAAAACAGCAAAACTGGATTTTCATATAAATCTGCCAAAAGAAGTTTATAACGATAGAATGGGAAGTGCCTATATGATTGACAAAGAAACTATTTTAGCTTGTTGTTCAAAAAGACACATCACCGTTTTAACCAATAAAAAAGGCGTTTTACTTTGGGCTTTAGAGTCTGAAATTCCTCCTTATCGTGTACAGTTTATTCCAGAAGAAAATTTAAAACCATTTCTTCTAAATTAGATAAAAAAGATATTTCGAATCAAGAGATGAAAAGTGTGCCTTTAGGCACTAAATATTGGTAGAAAATATAAATTGAAATAAATTTAAGCGTGCCGTAGGTACGCAACAAAATGATGAAAAGTAATACCTAACAGGTTTTAAAAACCTGTTAGGATAAAAAATAGTCAACATGAAAAAAATAATTCTTATTGGTATATTTTCGGCATTGCCAATTGTTGTTTTCAATTCTTGCAATACCTCAACATCACAAACATTAGCGGCAACAACTGCCGATGATGATTCGTACATTACAATTGATACCACAAAAATTCCCAACGATCAATTTGGAGAATCCGTTCGTTACGGAAGGGAATTGATGATGAAAACGGCCTATTATATTGGTCCAAATGGAACTAAAGGAAAATATTTAGGCAATAAAATGAATTGTACCAATTGCCATCAGGATGCCGGTACAAAACCTCACGCCTTCAATTTAATGTCGTCACACGACAATTATCCGCAATATCGTGGCCGCGAAAACAAAGTACTTACACTTGCTGAACGTGTAAACAATTGCATCATGAGACCACATTCAGGAAAACCGCTTCCGCTTGACAGCAAAGAAATGGTGGCGTTTTTATCTTACTTTAGATGGATCAGCAAATTTGTTCCAAAAGACGGAAAATTTAAAGGAGCAAAAAATTTAGAAATAGAGTTTCCAGATGTAGCTGCAAGTCCTGAAAGAGGAAAAGTTTTATTTATTGAAAATTGCGCCCGTTGTCACGGAAATAACGGCGAAGGACAATACAATGCCGATAAATCAGGTTACACCTACCCGCCTCTTTGGGGAGAATATGGATATCAGCCGGGTTCAAGTATGCACCGCGTAATCAAACAAGCACAATGGCTAAAAAGCAATATGCCTTATGATAAGGTAACTATTGGTAAACCATACTTAACAGATATGCAGGCACTTGATATTGCTGCTTATGTAAATGATGATTCACAACACACAAGACCAAATCCTAAAACATTTGATTATCCTAACA is a window of uncultured Flavobacterium sp. DNA encoding:
- a CDS encoding aryl-sulfate sulfotransferase; protein product: MIKKLVLKWSFILALLAMASCSQNQGNIISNINIGTHSNNELKIQIDVTTKDDAQVYAEYWSDKKGIKSKITSPISKNGLEHSLVLCNITPETSYSFQLITIQGENKKTSKLYTFKSRKLPEWLQKQFKANCPKPELLPQNFKSGFMLMAKRETPGVAYIVDYKGNLRWYHTVEGTGFKVTHFTKDQTILSILGKNDEPTSYGSEILEINLQGDTLTHIKKGQGDFKQVIHHEIIKKSANEIVTLFVDTRITDLTKIGGKQKDTINGDGILILDKKGKQLWKWSVFDDLDPMKDKALLKTKKDWMHANSLNYDKDGNFLISFYNNGQIWKIDSKTGKVIWKLGKGGNITMSQDSNFSQAHAAHINQEGSLMFFDNGVDKKQSSVYALKVDEKGKTAKLDFHINLPKEVYNDRMGSAYMIDKETILACCSKRHITVLTNKKGVLLWALESEIPPYRVQFIPEENLKPFLLN
- a CDS encoding RagB/SusD family nutrient uptake outer membrane protein → MKKYTILLLLLAAGLQYSCNEDLNPTVYSNLNTSNGYQTKSDAIAAVNSIYGRLKGPAVGDNFSYWATRHFALTDIATDLGHCQYGGDPGQLSLGTWSSTNGLLLEDWNAMYKLISNANNAIYYIGKMSSISDAEKAQFIAEAKFLRASAYMDLTDSWGPVILMTEDNIANPNYLEQTPATSVEKIDEFISKDLTEIATVLPANYKANAIYGSNDVGRATKGAALTLLAKLYLRSHDWQKVVTLTQQVMSLGEYSLYPSYLGLFKESNKWCSENIFSSLSDANTNGTELLNHFGPIDHPVVQNRWQYYTVNWDFYNTFGDEDERKQCFFPEFVGTDDLLHKQAPSLGAEPPAGEFYMPDVSTRKYADDETTTYYDGHSVNILRYADVLLSRAEAINEISGPTTEAIGLINQVKARSHAKQLVLGDYTQNSLRDAILQERGWELFYEGKRRADLIRMNKYDVLVNAYHVRVGEAALVKMPQNKYYTYPQSQVDLNPNLSNADR
- a CDS encoding c-type cytochrome; its protein translation is MKKIILIGIFSALPIVVFNSCNTSTSQTLAATTADDDSYITIDTTKIPNDQFGESVRYGRELMMKTAYYIGPNGTKGKYLGNKMNCTNCHQDAGTKPHAFNLMSSHDNYPQYRGRENKVLTLAERVNNCIMRPHSGKPLPLDSKEMVAFLSYFRWISKFVPKDGKFKGAKNLEIEFPDVAASPERGKVLFIENCARCHGNNGEGQYNADKSGYTYPPLWGEYGYQPGSSMHRVIKQAQWLKSNMPYDKVTIGKPYLTDMQALDIAAYVNDDSQHTRPNPKTFDYPNKMGKPIDYAHSPFSDNFSEEQHKYGPYKPIIAYWKKNGWKAVY